From the genome of Armatimonadota bacterium:
TGTCAGGACATTGACGAGCTCCACCTCCCTCACGTGGTCGTCACCCCTGATGGCTTCAATCCTTGTACCGCAGCGGATTTGGATCTTGGGGTCGGCCAGGGCCCTGTCGTGAAGGATCTTCGTGGCCAGCACCTGAGGCATAATCTCAACCACGATGATCTCAGAGACGAGTCGCGACAGATACAGGGCTTCGGTCAGCCCGCTGTCGCCCCCGCCGGCTACCGCGACGACACTATCCTTGAACTGCGGGGCGTCGCATACGCCGCAGTAACTCACGCCCTTCCCCAAGAACTCGCTCTCTCCCGCCACACCCATCTTCCTCGGCGACGCACCACCGGCGAGGATCACGGTTCTCGCCCGATGGGTGACGTCTCCACCTCGGATGAGCGCAGCCCTGACGACCTTGTACTCGTCACGCGGCTCGATGCCCTCAACCCGAGCCAGCTTGAACTGCATGCCAAACTTCATCGCCTGCTTCATCATCTCCAGGCCGAGCTTGGCGCCGGAAACCCCGTCAGGGAACCCGGGGTAGTTCTCCACCAGCGGGATGCTTCGCATCCCGCCCCCGGCGGCTTCGTCCCCCAAGAGGAGGACTGTCAGGCCGCCCCGACTCGCATAGAGGCCCGCCGACAGTCCCGCGGGGCCGCACCCGACGATGATGACCTGGTAATCCTCGTTCATCCCCCGTTTCAACCTACCCGTCGAACACGGTCTGTTGCTCCACGTCGGTCTGCAGGGCGCGCAGCCCCTTCTCGACCAGTCGCAGACGCAACTCCCTCTCGTCGCGCTCCGGCAACGCGGGATTACCTAGGGGATGCGGGATCGCGACCGCCGGAACGATGCGGTTGGCTCCCACGGTCACTGAGATCGGCACGATCGACGCCACGTGGACGACGGGCAATCCTATCCGGTCAATCTCCTTTGCCAGCGTTGCGCCGCAACGCGTATCGGTCCCTCAGGTCGAGGTCAGGATCACGCCGTCAACGCCGGCCGCCAGAAGCCTTTCCCCGATCGCCTTGCCAAACCTCTGCGCGTTGGCCACCGAAGTGGCGTTGCCGACCGTGACGTAATACTCCCCGTGAAGACGGCCGATGATGCCACCCTTCTCCAGGGCGCGCGCCGCGTCCAACGGCAGTACTCTATCCGGATCTTCGTTCGCGTAGACTGGATCATAGCCGCCGTGACACGTCTGGTAGGCGTCCGCGGTCAGGTCATCTGTGCCGGCGATGCTGTACGCGGCGAACTTGGAAGCGCTGGCGGCCTCTATGCGGTCCGGGTTGCCTCGGGGGACAATGCCCCCTGTCGTTACCAGGGCGATGGTCGCCGCACTCAGTTCCTTGATCGCGGGGCTGGGGGGAATGCGCTCAAAGGTGGGCATCGGATACTCGGTCTGAAATGCCTCCCCCTTGAGTTTGGCCAGCAGCATGTCGACCGCTCGCTGCGCTCCGGTTCGCTCGACAAATGCGTGGACCCGTACGCCGCGGGGCAGGTATCCGTCCACCTGGGGAAGGCCAATCGGCTGTCCGAGGCCGAGCTTCCGCACGAAGCCGGCCAGCTTGGGAATCGTCTCTCTCATTCCTTGAACCGAGCGGGGCGCGGGGATCATGAAGACCTCCTTGCGGTAGAGCTCCACCCCAGGGTTCTCCTCGTACATGGCCGTAACCACCGGCACGCCCAGTCTCTTCATGACCGCAGTACACGCCGCTCCGCAGGCGATACCGTACCTGCCGGCATTGAATGCCGGGCCTGCCACGAAGACGTCCGGCCTGTGGGGCGCAACGAGATCCACGACCGCTTCTGCCGCGGCCTCTATGTTCTCGCCGAAGTAGTTGTCGCCGCAGACCACCGTAGCGACGATCTCCCCCTCGTCACCCAGCGCCTGCTGTAGGGGGATACCCGGGCCGACAGCACCCTTCTTGACCTGGGGTGGGATGCCGGCTTTCTCTTCGCCTCCTATTTGCGCGAAGAACTGGTTCAAGTAGTGGACCACTCTGTAGCGTCCCCGTACCATCCCTCTGCCCCCCGCTCCCCGATTGAGATCTCTAGTGCCCTTGCGCGGTCAACTTGCCAAGACCCAGTTGGCAGGTAGATCCCATGATGGCCTGTATCTCGACGCTCAGGACTCCATCGGCGGCAACGCTGCCAACGAATCCTCCAGCAATCACCTCCGCGGGCCTCAGGTCCCCAATGATCCGGTCCATAGGGGGCAGTGTGATCACCGCGTTCGCGTTCCCGACACTCACCACCGCGTCCGCCTGAGGCACCGTGTCTGCCAGCGACTGCGAGCTGCCGTCCCTGCCCGCGAACTCATCGGTGATCAGCACGGTCCTGATCCCGTAGTCCTCGATCTTCTTGCAGAGCATCATCACGTCAGCATCGGGATTGCCGAAGCCCTCTTTCGTAATGACAGCTCCGTCCGCGCCGAGCAGCTTCACCAGTTTGGCGGCATACCCCGAAGATCGTTCCTTGTCCGCCAAGGTGACGTTCAGATTGGTAACGACCACGCCGACGAAGTTGAGCTCGCTCCCGTGTCTTCGGTAGAGCTCCTCGATCACGGGATTGTTCAGATGATGATAGGTCGTGTGCTTGTCGCAGGCTGAGACGCAGTTGCCGCTCACTATCGCCCCATCCAATGGCTCATTGGGATGGATCAATGTGGGCAAGAGGCTCTTGGCGTCCGCCCCGTAGAGATAGGTATCGTGCAACAGCCCCTGTGACAACAGCGGGTACACATAGGCCACCCGCGGTAGAGTGGGGTCTATGGCTTCACCCAGCTCGTAGACCTGAACCTCATCAGGGACCACACCACGACTGGCTTCGCCCAGGTAGGCCGCCGCTCTCAGCCCGGCGAGACGTACCGCCTCTTCGTGCGCATGCTCGGGCAACCCATCCACGGGTTGCAGGATCAGGACCACGTTGTTCGCATCGGAGAACGGCGAGTACGCGGCAGCCGGACCGGTCATATCGACGAAGCCTTCCTGATAGCCGACGATCCTTCCCACGGTCAGAACCGTGGTCCCCCTGAGCACGTTGGTTCTGCCTGACCCGGCGGTCCTCATGCCGCCGGCCATTCCCGGATAGTAGCCCTCTGTACCGTCCGCCTTGATCCTCGGCTCGATCACGTCCTTGACCGGGATGATCCTCACACTCTCTCCGGGCCGTGCCAGCTCCACATCCGCCACGGCCAGCCGAGGGTCGCGCAGGGCGAGCGCAATCAGCTCGCTCTTGCTCACATAGAGAACGCCGTTCTCGATACGGGTCGTCTCGCCAAACTGAACATCGCGGATCTTGATTGTCCCCAGCTCCAGTCGCACGATGCGCCTCCTCGTGTCGATGGTGCAGGATCAGCG
Proteins encoded in this window:
- a CDS encoding thioredoxin-disulfide reductase; the encoded protein is MNEDYQVIIVGCGPAGLSAGLYASRGGLTVLLLGDEAAGGGMRSIPLVENYPGFPDGVSGAKLGLEMMKQAMKFGMQFKLARVEGIEPRDEYKVVRAALIRGGDVTHRARTVILAGGASPRKMGVAGESEFLGKGVSYCGVCDAPQFKDSVVAVAGGGDSGLTEALYLSRLVSEIIVVEIMPQVLATKILHDRALADPKIQIRCGTRIEAIRGDDHVREVELVNVLTGERTTLPAGGVLVRIGIEPNTGYLNGLVSLDDKGYVLVGERLETSVPGVFAAGDIRHGSDRQIATAVGDGVTAALSAHKVCSLAGSPS
- the grdB gene encoding glycine reductase complex selenoprotein B, with the protein product MVRGRYRVVHYLNQFFAQIGGEEKAGIPPQVKKGAVGPGIPLQQALGDEGEIVATVVCGDNYFGENIEAAAEAVVDLVAPHRPDVFVAGPAFNAGRYGIACGAACTAVMKRLGVPVVTAMYEENPGVELYRKEVFMIPAPRSVQGMRETIPKLAGFVRKLGLGQPIGLPQVDGYLPRGVRVHAFVERTGAQRAVDMLLAKLKGEAFQTEYPMPTFERIPPSPAIKELSAATIALVTTGGIVPRGNPDRIEAASASKFAAYSIAGTDDLTADAYQTCHGGYDPVYANEDPDRVLPLDAARALEKGGIIGRLHGEYYVTVGNATSVANAQRFGKAIGERLLAAGVDGVILTSTUGTDTRCGATLAKEIDRIGLPVVHVASIVPISVTVGANRIVPAVAIPHPLGNPALPERDERELRLRLVEKGLRALQTDVEQQTVFDG
- a CDS encoding beta-aspartyl-peptidase, whose product is MRLELGTIKIRDVQFGETTRIENGVLYVSKSELIALALRDPRLAVADVELARPGESVRIIPVKDVIEPRIKADGTEGYYPGMAGGMRTAGSGRTNVLRGTTVLTVGRIVGYQEGFVDMTGPAAAYSPFSDANNVVLILQPVDGLPEHAHEEAVRLAGLRAAAYLGEASRGVVPDEVQVYELGEAIDPTLPRVAYVYPLLSQGLLHDTYLYGADAKSLLPTLIHPNEPLDGAIVSGNCVSACDKHTTYHHLNNPVIEELYRRHGSELNFVGVVVTNLNVTLADKERSSGYAAKLVKLLGADGAVITKEGFGNPDADVMMLCKKIEDYGIRTVLITDEFAGRDGSSQSLADTVPQADAVVSVGNANAVITLPPMDRIIGDLRPAEVIAGGFVGSVAADGVLSVEIQAIMGSTCQLGLGKLTAQGH